CTATTTAAAAACACGATTTGCGATGATTAAAACAAATTCGCTGCTTTTGGCACCAATTATTAATTTACTATATGCCTTAGCAATTGCATTGTCGTTATCACTATTTGGTTTTGACGCTGTTCATTCTCCTGTAGAGGTGGGGATGATTTACGCTTTTACCACATATGTGCAAGGTTTTTTTAATCCGATGACGCAAATGATGGATTTCTTAAGTGTTTTTACCGATGGAATTGTAGCTGCTAGCCGTATTTTGAAAATTATGGATACAACAGAAGTAACACCGGCACAAAATCCTAATGCAAATGAAAAAATTGGTGCCGGAAAGATTGAATTTCGTCAAGTTAGTTTTTCATACGATGGGAAGCACGATGTTTTAAAAGATATTTCTTTTGTTGCAAATCCCGGTCAAACAATTGCATTAGTAGGACATACTGGGAGTGGTAAAAGTTCGATTATTAATGTGTTAATGCGTTTTTATGAATTTCATTCTGGCGAAATTTTGATTGATGATAAAAATATTAAAGACTATCCTCTGACAGAATTACGAGAAAAAATGGGCTTAGTATTACAAGATGCATTTATGTTTTACGGAGATATTGCTACTAATATACGGCTATTAAATAAAAACATTACTGATAATGAAATTAAAGCTGCAGCAGAATTTGTGCAAGCTGATAAATTTATTATGCAATTACCTGGTAAATATCACGCCAAAGTAATGGAGCGCGGGGCTAGTTATTCCAGTGGTCAACGCCAACTTTTATCTTTTGCTCGTACAATGGTTACAAGTCCCAAAATTTTGGTACTAGATGAAGCAACGGCAAATATTGATACGGAAACTGAAAGTTTAATTCAAGCTAGTCTAGCGAAAATGCGGAAAGGAAGAACGACCATAGCAATTGCTCACCGCTTGTCTACGATTAAAGATGCTGACTTAAT
The genomic region above belongs to Enterococcus saigonensis and contains:
- a CDS encoding ABC transporter ATP-binding protein: MEESAWSKSLSFKEQKRIVTRMFKFAKPFAKTFLLAIVFALALSVINILLPRIIQAYMDNYLTTQTATEKIIYFFAALYFFGVILKAVIWFFQWFLYSMAALKTFQYIRVKLFEKLHTLGMRYFDQTPAGSIVSRVTNDTETLFEFWYVFLMIITGIFAVISSFVAMFSINRKIALINLVFLPILLIVIWYYQKFSSQIYRQMREKLSQLNTKLNESISGMQIIQQFRQESRLKSEFEIINDDYLKTRFAMIKTNSLLLAPIINLLYALAIALSLSLFGFDAVHSPVEVGMIYAFTTYVQGFFNPMTQMMDFLSVFTDGIVAASRILKIMDTTEVTPAQNPNANEKIGAGKIEFRQVSFSYDGKHDVLKDISFVANPGQTIALVGHTGSGKSSIINVLMRFYEFHSGEILIDDKNIKDYPLTELREKMGLVLQDAFMFYGDIATNIRLLNKNITDNEIKAAAEFVQADKFIMQLPGKYHAKVMERGASYSSGQRQLLSFARTMVTSPKILVLDEATANIDTETESLIQASLAKMRKGRTTIAIAHRLSTIKDADLILVLDKGAIVETGDHASLLAEDGLYAAMYKLQSSEV